A portion of the Desulfovibrio intestinalis genome contains these proteins:
- a CDS encoding type I restriction endonuclease subunit R translates to MPAMHTERRFEEAGERTLLAQGYVKRSARDYDADAALFPADVLAWVQNSQPKVWNALLKALGTEDNMAAQLLKALKDHLADSGSLHVLRHGFTCYGKKVSMAAFAPASGLNPETIALYKANICAVARQIPCKPGVGDTVDTVLAVNGIPVVTLELKNQMTGQTADNAKIQYENDRDPGAPLFRFNERPERTLAHFAVDTDVAWLCTRLKKKDTYWLPFNQGHHFGKGNPPSPTGLYRTAYLWHETLCRDSLLDLLARFIHLEVKRKKIVSGKAIKTITTENLIFPRYHQLAAVRQLTGHAREHGSGHNYLVQHSAGSGKSNTIGWLAHHLASLHNADNEKVFHSIIVVTDRVVIDKQLQDTIYQFDHKRGVVEKIDQNTRQLVEALASGVPIIISTIQKFPFIAASLERLTKEGHDVSLATKGKRFAVIIDEAHSSQSGETATELRRVLNRDGIEAVVAEQVLDTQDDESLSEDARAELFRELSARTRQPNLSYFAFTATPKYKTLAVFNEPGPSGFPPFHLYSMRQAIEENFIHDVLANYVPYKTYFSLVKAAADDPEVPKRKAARALARFVGLHPHNIRQHVEIIVEHFRSSTMHKIGGRAKAMVVTESRLHAVRYKLTLDAYLFEKGYTDVRTLVAFSGEVRDPDSGKSYTEPGMNKNIKEKELPERFETDEFNVLLVADKYQTGFDQPLLHTMYVDKKLGGVQAVQTLSRLNRRASGKSDNFVLDFRDQSADIYKAFKPYYEDAAMGEAPDPQRLYTLHRELLDSGIINNEEVQSFCAIWFSKRGDCTANHQKLNALIDLAVERFTGIAKKEQDLFRGKLGAFRNLYAFLSQIIPYGDSELEKIYAYSRFLLAKLPSEDGGAAFALDDEVALRFYRLEKLEEGKIRLDEGEADPLKGPTETGSSKGDETEVPLSTLVDALNERFGTAFTPADQFFFDQVAEAAAEDETLRRASKVNTLEAFGLVFADILERLFITRMEGNEGIFDRVMSDKNFRKTVEDQLVKEVYERLRRDIGAVA, encoded by the coding sequence ATGCCCGCCATGCACACGGAGCGCCGTTTTGAGGAAGCCGGTGAGCGCACCCTTCTTGCTCAGGGCTATGTAAAACGCTCGGCGCGGGACTATGACGCGGACGCGGCTCTGTTTCCGGCAGACGTGCTGGCCTGGGTGCAGAATTCTCAGCCCAAGGTCTGGAACGCTCTGCTTAAGGCTTTGGGTACGGAAGACAATATGGCCGCCCAGTTGCTCAAGGCGCTGAAGGACCATTTGGCGGATTCCGGCAGTCTGCATGTGCTGCGCCACGGCTTCACCTGTTATGGCAAAAAAGTGAGCATGGCCGCCTTTGCCCCGGCCTCCGGTCTCAACCCCGAAACTATTGCTCTGTACAAAGCAAATATTTGCGCCGTGGCCCGCCAGATTCCCTGCAAGCCCGGTGTCGGCGACACCGTTGATACTGTCCTTGCTGTCAACGGCATACCCGTGGTGACGCTGGAGCTGAAAAACCAAATGACGGGGCAAACGGCGGATAATGCCAAGATACAATACGAAAACGACCGCGACCCCGGCGCACCATTGTTCCGCTTCAATGAACGGCCAGAACGAACGCTGGCGCATTTTGCTGTTGATACAGACGTGGCGTGGCTGTGCACCCGCCTGAAGAAAAAAGACACGTACTGGCTGCCCTTCAATCAGGGGCATCATTTCGGCAAGGGCAATCCGCCTTCTCCTACCGGGCTGTACCGTACCGCCTATTTGTGGCATGAAACCCTGTGCCGTGACAGCCTGCTCGACCTGCTGGCGCGCTTCATCCATCTTGAGGTGAAGCGAAAAAAAATTGTGTCAGGCAAGGCCATCAAGACCATCACTACAGAAAATCTCATCTTTCCGCGTTATCATCAGCTTGCCGCTGTGCGCCAGCTCACGGGGCATGCCCGTGAGCATGGTTCGGGGCACAACTATCTGGTGCAACACTCGGCAGGTTCCGGCAAGTCCAATACCATCGGCTGGCTGGCCCACCATCTGGCAAGCCTGCACAATGCTGACAATGAAAAGGTGTTCCACTCCATCATCGTCGTGACAGACCGCGTTGTCATCGACAAGCAGTTGCAGGACACCATATACCAGTTTGATCACAAGCGCGGCGTGGTGGAAAAGATTGACCAGAATACCCGCCAGCTTGTGGAAGCCCTTGCCTCCGGCGTGCCCATAATCATCAGCACAATCCAGAAATTCCCCTTCATTGCTGCCTCGCTGGAGCGGCTGACCAAGGAAGGGCATGATGTTTCGCTGGCGACCAAAGGCAAGCGTTTTGCCGTCATTATTGACGAAGCGCATTCCTCCCAAAGCGGCGAAACCGCTACGGAGCTACGGCGTGTGCTTAACAGAGACGGCATTGAAGCGGTGGTGGCGGAACAGGTACTAGATACGCAGGATGATGAAAGCCTGAGTGAAGACGCCCGTGCCGAGCTTTTCAGGGAGCTTTCAGCCCGCACGCGGCAGCCCAATTTGAGCTATTTCGCCTTCACGGCAACCCCGAAGTACAAAACCCTGGCGGTGTTCAACGAGCCGGGGCCGAGCGGTTTCCCGCCTTTTCATCTCTATTCCATGCGGCAGGCCATTGAAGAAAATTTTATTCATGACGTGTTGGCTAACTATGTGCCGTACAAGACATATTTTTCTCTGGTCAAGGCCGCTGCGGATGATCCTGAAGTACCCAAACGCAAAGCCGCCCGTGCGCTGGCCCGTTTTGTGGGGCTGCACCCGCACAATATCCGCCAGCATGTAGAAATCATAGTGGAGCACTTCCGATCTTCCACCATGCACAAGATCGGCGGCAGGGCCAAGGCCATGGTAGTTACAGAATCGCGTCTGCACGCTGTGCGGTATAAGCTGACTCTGGATGCCTATTTGTTTGAAAAAGGGTATACGGACGTGCGAACACTGGTGGCCTTTTCCGGCGAAGTGCGCGACCCAGACAGCGGCAAATCCTATACCGAACCCGGCATGAACAAAAATATCAAGGAAAAGGAGCTGCCGGAACGCTTTGAAACCGATGAATTCAATGTGCTGCTGGTGGCCGATAAATACCAGACAGGCTTTGACCAGCCTCTACTGCACACTATGTATGTGGATAAAAAACTGGGCGGCGTGCAAGCGGTGCAGACGCTCTCACGCCTGAACCGCCGGGCATCGGGCAAGAGCGATAACTTTGTTCTCGACTTTCGCGACCAGAGTGCCGACATTTATAAGGCCTTCAAACCCTATTATGAAGACGCGGCCATGGGCGAAGCCCCTGATCCGCAGCGGCTCTATACGCTGCACCGTGAGTTGTTGGACAGCGGGATCATCAATAATGAAGAAGTGCAATCCTTCTGCGCCATCTGGTTCAGTAAGCGCGGTGATTGCACGGCGAACCACCAAAAGCTTAATGCCCTTATTGATCTGGCTGTAGAGCGTTTCACAGGCATTGCGAAGAAAGAGCAGGATCTGTTTCGGGGCAAGCTGGGCGCTTTCCGCAATCTCTACGCTTTTCTTTCGCAAATTATCCCATATGGCGACTCTGAGTTGGAAAAAATTTATGCCTACAGCCGCTTTCTATTGGCCAAACTTCCTTCAGAGGATGGCGGCGCGGCCTTTGCGCTGGATGATGAAGTGGCTCTGCGCTTTTATCGGCTGGAAAAGCTGGAAGAAGGCAAGATACGCCTGGACGAGGGCGAGGCCGATCCTCTGAAAGGCCCCACGGAAACGGGTAGCAGCAAGGGGGATGAAACAGAAGTGCCGCTTTCCACCCTGGTGGATGCGCTCAATGAACGCTTCGGAACCGCCTTTACCCCGGCGGATCAGTTCTTTTTTGACCAGGTGGCCGAGGCCGCTGCTGAAGACGAAACCCTCAGACGTGCATCAAAAGTTAACACGCTGGAAGCCTTTGGCCTTGTATTCGCCGACATTCTGGAACGCTTATTCATCACCCGTATGGAGGGTAACGAAGGCATCTTTGACCGCGTTATGAGCGACAAAAATTTCCGCAAAACTGTTGAAGACCAGCTTGTCAAAGAAGTTTATGAACGCCTGCGCAGGGATATAGGGGCGGTGGCGTAA
- a CDS encoding restriction endonuclease subunit S has protein sequence MSGAGKRWKPYSAYKDSGVEWLGQVPEGWEVGRVAFGYNIALGKMLQPSPNSEQNIVVPYYRAMNVQWEKIDSDLKVMWATPEEIKNFGVRQGDLLVCEGGEVGRAAIINFPIDEPTIIQNALHRVRAFENCHVRYLLRVLEHVASADWFSVLCNKSTIAHFTGEKFKALKCPLPPLPEQLAIATFLDQQCAQIDSLIEKKKRMLSLLDEKRRAVITQAVTRGLDPTVPMKDSGVEWLGMVPEEWEVRRFKFLASVYYGLSEPPEYHKQEGVRFIRATDLHAGKIFLETILYVDPNDIPRDKIFWLRGGDIIVVRSGAYTGDSAIVTKQLEGSIAGFDMILRCTEAVPQFIQWVLLSAYTKETQIDLQRMRAAQPHLNADQLKNCILLYPPLHEQQAIADYLDVQCTALDSQRKNLEKSIELLREYRASLITHAVTGKIDVRDVAPLQ, from the coding sequence GTGAGTGGCGCAGGAAAACGTTGGAAACCCTATTCGGCGTATAAAGATTCGGGTGTGGAGTGGCTGGGGCAGGTGCCGGAAGGGTGGGAGGTCGGGCGTGTAGCCTTTGGGTATAACATTGCGCTAGGAAAAATGCTCCAGCCTTCTCCAAATTCTGAGCAAAATATTGTTGTACCTTACTACAGAGCCATGAATGTGCAGTGGGAAAAAATTGATAGCGACTTGAAGGTAATGTGGGCGACTCCTGAAGAAATAAAAAATTTTGGTGTTCGGCAGGGTGATCTGCTTGTATGCGAAGGCGGAGAGGTCGGTCGTGCTGCTATTATTAACTTTCCTATTGATGAGCCCACAATAATACAAAATGCATTACATCGAGTAAGAGCCTTTGAAAATTGTCATGTTAGATACCTATTGCGTGTTTTGGAACATGTAGCATCGGCAGATTGGTTTTCCGTGCTCTGCAATAAATCAACAATTGCGCACTTTACAGGGGAAAAATTTAAAGCACTCAAGTGCCCCCTTCCCCCCCTCCCCGAACAACTGGCCATCGCCACCTTTCTTGATCAGCAATGCGCTCAGATAGATTCGCTCATAGAGAAAAAAAAGCGAATGCTCAGCCTGCTGGACGAAAAGCGGCGTGCCGTCATTACACAGGCCGTCACACGCGGCCTTGATCCCACTGTGCCCATGAAGGATTCCGGCGTGGAATGGCTGGGCATGGTGCCGGAAGAGTGGGAGGTTCGCCGTTTTAAATTTTTGGCGTCAGTTTATTACGGGCTTAGCGAACCTCCTGAATATCATAAACAGGAAGGGGTTCGATTTATTCGAGCAACCGACTTGCATGCCGGGAAAATTTTTCTTGAAACAATCCTTTATGTCGACCCTAATGACATCCCACGGGATAAAATTTTTTGGCTTAGGGGTGGAGATATTATTGTAGTTAGAAGCGGTGCGTATACGGGAGATTCAGCTATCGTTACAAAGCAACTTGAAGGCTCTATCGCAGGTTTTGATATGATTCTTCGATGCACGGAAGCGGTACCGCAATTTATTCAGTGGGTATTGCTTAGTGCTTATACGAAGGAAACCCAAATTGATTTGCAAAGGATGCGAGCCGCACAGCCACACCTAAATGCCGATCAGTTAAAAAATTGCATCTTACTTTACCCCCCCCTCCACGAACAACAGGCCATAGCCGATTACCTTGACGTCCAGTGCACCGCACTGGACAGCCAGCGGAAAAACCTGGAAAAATCCATTGAACTCTTGCGTGAGTATAGGGCATCACTTATTACTCATGCGGTGACCGGAAAAATTGACGTGCGCGACGTTGCGCCCCTTCAATAA
- a CDS encoding type I restriction-modification system subunit M translates to MLTEQHSKLVEFIWSIAERLRGPYRPPQYRKVMLPLIVLRRLDMMLEDSKAEVCAEYQRLKAIQKANKGNEKQKMSDDTIVKTLSHFVNQKHGVSFYNVSPYTFSTLLHDPNGLAANLNAYINAFSPNVRIIFDKFKFDAEIAVLDDKNRLFSIIKEFADEKIDLHPDRVSNLQMGYIFEHLIRRFNEQANEEAGDHFTPREVITLMAHLVYTGDDDIYTPDIAKTIYDPACGTGGMLSVSEDYIRSHNPQAHLVLCGQDYNDESWAICCSDMLIKGENVENIALGDTLGDGKSKDQHEGKQFDYMLANPPFGVDWKDQLPAVKKEHETFGFQGRFGPGLPRINDGSLLFLLHMLSKRHPSEAEGGQPGDGSKIAIVFNGSPLFTGDAGGGESNIRRWIIENDWLDAVVALPDQLFYNTGIYTYIWLVSNRKPAERKGKVQLIDATRHFRKMKKSLGNKRNELSEEHIAEIARLYGEFAHNGTSMVNGTGDLKERVCSKVFPNQAFGYIKLTVERPLRVNVQVSPERMARFTESGPFASLVVSKKRKNKEAIEKDVQAGQAMQQSLRKLLSLFDAGKLYMDRADFEADLKRACKKAGVKLEAPMKKALLSALSERDPNAAIVRDAKGNPEPDSDLRDTESVSLPETLSLPLPLGYGGKGDKVNNSKLVALVQPHCDSYFEREVKPHWPDAWIDYDKTKVGYEIPMTRHFYVYEPPRSLEAIEADMAALEAEIAEQQGIMTGLAGGRA, encoded by the coding sequence ATGCTTACAGAACAGCACAGCAAACTTGTCGAATTCATCTGGAGCATAGCCGAGCGCCTGCGCGGCCCCTATCGCCCGCCGCAGTACCGCAAGGTTATGCTGCCACTGATTGTGCTGCGCCGTCTGGACATGATGCTGGAGGACAGCAAGGCGGAGGTGTGCGCCGAATACCAGCGCCTCAAGGCCATACAGAAAGCCAACAAGGGCAATGAAAAGCAAAAAATGTCTGACGACACCATCGTCAAAACATTGAGCCACTTTGTGAACCAAAAGCATGGGGTGAGCTTTTACAATGTAAGCCCGTACACGTTTTCCACCCTGCTGCATGACCCCAATGGCTTGGCCGCCAATCTGAACGCGTACATCAACGCCTTTTCGCCCAACGTGCGCATAATTTTCGACAAATTCAAGTTTGATGCGGAAATAGCCGTACTGGACGACAAAAACCGCCTGTTCAGCATCATCAAAGAATTCGCCGACGAAAAAATAGACCTGCACCCGGACAGGGTGAGCAACTTGCAGATGGGCTATATTTTTGAACACCTCATTCGCCGATTCAACGAGCAGGCCAATGAGGAAGCCGGGGACCACTTTACCCCGCGTGAGGTCATCACCCTCATGGCCCACCTTGTCTATACGGGCGACGATGACATCTACACCCCAGACATAGCCAAGACCATCTACGACCCAGCCTGCGGCACTGGCGGCATGCTGTCCGTTTCGGAAGATTATATCCGCAGCCATAACCCACAGGCACACCTTGTGCTCTGCGGGCAGGATTATAACGACGAATCGTGGGCCATCTGCTGTTCCGACATGCTGATAAAGGGCGAAAACGTGGAAAATATCGCTCTGGGCGACACCTTGGGCGACGGCAAGAGCAAGGACCAGCACGAGGGTAAACAGTTTGACTACATGCTGGCCAATCCCCCCTTTGGTGTGGACTGGAAGGACCAGTTGCCAGCGGTGAAAAAAGAGCATGAGACCTTCGGCTTTCAAGGACGCTTCGGCCCAGGCCTGCCGCGCATCAATGACGGCTCGCTACTCTTTCTCCTGCACATGCTTTCCAAGCGCCACCCTTCAGAGGCCGAAGGCGGCCAGCCCGGTGACGGCTCCAAGATCGCCATTGTGTTCAATGGCTCGCCCCTGTTCACCGGCGATGCGGGCGGCGGAGAAAGCAACATCCGGCGCTGGATCATCGAAAACGACTGGCTGGATGCCGTGGTGGCCTTGCCTGACCAGCTTTTCTACAATACCGGCATCTATACCTACATTTGGCTGGTGAGCAATCGCAAGCCTGCCGAACGCAAGGGCAAGGTGCAGCTCATCGACGCCACGCGGCATTTCCGTAAAATGAAAAAAAGCCTGGGCAACAAGCGCAATGAGCTTTCAGAAGAACATATTGCGGAGATTGCCCGCCTGTATGGCGAATTTGCCCACAACGGCACCAGCATGGTCAACGGCACGGGCGACCTCAAAGAGCGCGTGTGCTCCAAGGTGTTTCCCAATCAAGCCTTTGGCTACATCAAGCTGACGGTTGAGCGCCCCTTGCGCGTCAATGTGCAGGTGAGCCCTGAGCGTATGGCACGCTTTACCGAGAGTGGGCCTTTTGCCTCGCTGGTGGTGAGCAAAAAACGCAAAAACAAGGAAGCCATAGAAAAGGATGTGCAGGCCGGGCAGGCAATGCAGCAAAGCTTGCGTAAACTGCTCAGCCTCTTTGACGCGGGCAAGCTGTACATGGACAGGGCTGACTTTGAGGCAGATTTGAAGAGGGCCTGCAAAAAGGCAGGCGTAAAGCTGGAAGCCCCCATGAAGAAGGCTCTGCTTTCTGCCCTGAGCGAGCGCGACCCCAACGCAGCCATTGTGCGCGACGCCAAGGGCAACCCGGAGCCAGATAGCGACCTGCGCGATACGGAAAGCGTATCCCTGCCGGAAACGCTGTCTCTCCCTCTGCCCCTGGGCTACGGCGGCAAGGGCGACAAGGTGAACAACAGCAAGCTTGTTGCGCTGGTTCAACCCCATTGCGACAGCTATTTTGAACGCGAGGTGAAGCCGCACTGGCCCGATGCCTGGATTGACTACGACAAGACCAAGGTGGGCTACGAAATTCCCATGACCCGACATTTTTATGTGTACGAGCCGCCGCGCTCGCTGGAAGCCATTGAGGCGGACATGGCAGCGCTGGAAGCTGAAATCGCCGAACAGCAGGGCATAATGACGGGCCTTGCCGGGGGCCGCGCGTGA
- a CDS encoding autotransporter outer membrane beta-barrel domain-containing protein, which produces MRFTQGALRMLVQRYRGILKKCHLLNALGGVVVSALLLGGGNMAFAAAPIVISDNHQVADGITEEYTTIDVNSGGILSIARNGKVVGTDATIGAGGRIISAKNLHIGTFGSGQANTGLRADSLTIGGSSGSLAEAQASHLSLNGAVTINQHGKLTLDSMNNDSASTWMNGKLTINGGMLDIASLSIAYDKLVGADTSGSLALTNNGQLVVRNTLAITEGSFTNTLGGAIKTGKLVMDAGESYTHDTANSLNIIGTAGGGAFFIGTNLTVKQGDVFLGSDATPSGSQTTTADVSVDGGLLQVGHGNWQAGDLAQTGGQVKVSGNGVLTVDSLNQTGGLLTVGGSGNTGKLVVDGSFANTTYSAGTAGVAVAGTGVLQAKYDDLITGTDFKDTTNQKAINIADGGTLLLDGYSGSGITVADFKALTDNILASGSNGTVQGITVTYNNETLQVVGDAHAALTTTVVDGSSGLSSGAATVGGVTGATTVSGNAALTLTGQASGNVLADNGVTLNGGILTLGNPVGGSTGGTLQGGIDASTGTNTINVVNGTHTVDGGITGNATTTVAVGGSANSGTLIATDISMNGGQINFDPPFAAAGDTSNASMGGLTFTSNTVDALMTVGQNSMVSLGSTDAEWLRTQVQRFQSDGKGLWGQDITAALALRTPQTLDATGGINVDGTWVTGGSAATANTARFADKSLLVVDAAGVGSSVALSGEAGGTSTLTVDSGAKLHIVGGQDGATVHVTGGFGASTKDAASWVGSNLTTSTALLSATGGTFDTANGEYSVTLKANAAASSFPLLSSSMGTLVDRMVVQAGVNPNSSNAGVRFISRAVSDNYIGTTDSRQTAATIEGAAQLAAVGAVQGSTLSAATAASGAVLNRTSMALPRADMSQAVAVRQDTDGSLSLDSGLSAGDGLKNGLGVWIMPLYQSNNVWGMKAENFKTGYNSNLGGIALGADYTINDMFRFGAAFNVGAGYAKSSGDFNSTDNRFNFWGVSLYGGWVYDNFGLSADVGYTGNYSKVEQDMPASMQMRDLKADVTSHAWNTGLKAEYKFNAGALDIIPHVGVRYLGLVTDGYDVKSGGTVFELDGNTQSIWTFPVGVSFAKAFETESGWQFKPQLDLGITPAAGDVKAKSKARIPGVDSQAEMKMQVVDYATFDGGLGFELGKGDFTLGLNYNLQASEHRTGHGVFGSLRYEF; this is translated from the coding sequence ATGCGATTTACACAAGGAGCCCTGAGGATGCTCGTGCAGCGTTACAGGGGGATTTTGAAGAAATGTCACTTGCTCAATGCGCTTGGCGGAGTGGTGGTAAGCGCTCTTTTGCTGGGAGGGGGCAATATGGCGTTCGCCGCAGCCCCCATCGTCATCAGCGACAACCATCAGGTGGCAGACGGCATTACCGAAGAATACACTACTATTGACGTCAATAGCGGTGGAATCTTGAGTATTGCCCGTAATGGCAAGGTAGTAGGTACGGACGCGACCATAGGCGCGGGAGGGCGCATTATCTCTGCCAAGAATCTGCATATCGGCACTTTTGGATCAGGGCAGGCCAACACGGGTTTGCGGGCCGACAGCCTTACCATCGGGGGCTCCAGCGGCAGCTTGGCTGAAGCCCAAGCCTCACACCTGAGTCTTAATGGCGCGGTAACCATAAATCAGCATGGCAAGCTCACGCTGGATTCAATGAATAATGACAGCGCTTCTACTTGGATGAATGGCAAACTCACCATCAATGGTGGTATGCTGGACATTGCAAGCTTGAGCATCGCTTATGACAAACTGGTGGGGGCGGACACTTCTGGTTCTCTGGCACTGACTAACAATGGTCAGCTTGTCGTGCGCAATACCTTGGCCATTACGGAAGGTAGCTTTACCAATACGTTGGGCGGAGCCATCAAAACAGGTAAGCTTGTCATGGATGCAGGTGAAAGCTACACGCACGACACGGCAAACTCCCTGAATATTATCGGCACGGCAGGCGGCGGCGCGTTCTTTATCGGGACGAACCTCACCGTGAAGCAAGGCGATGTGTTTCTCGGCTCTGACGCCACACCTTCAGGCTCGCAGACGACCACGGCGGATGTGTCCGTTGACGGCGGCTTGTTGCAGGTGGGACACGGCAACTGGCAGGCTGGCGATCTGGCCCAGACTGGCGGACAGGTCAAAGTCAGTGGCAATGGCGTATTGACCGTAGACAGTCTCAACCAGACCGGCGGGCTGCTGACCGTGGGGGGCAGCGGCAATACCGGCAAGCTGGTGGTTGACGGCTCTTTTGCTAACACCACGTATAGCGCAGGTACGGCAGGTGTGGCCGTTGCCGGCACTGGCGTGCTGCAGGCAAAGTATGACGACCTGATTACCGGCACCGACTTTAAGGATACAACGAATCAGAAAGCCATCAATATAGCCGATGGCGGCACATTGCTGCTGGACGGCTACAGCGGTTCCGGCATTACAGTAGCCGATTTCAAGGCGCTGACTGATAACATTCTCGCTTCCGGCAGCAACGGCACCGTACAGGGCATAACCGTCACCTATAATAACGAAACGTTGCAGGTGGTAGGTGATGCCCATGCGGCTCTGACCACTACTGTGGTGGACGGCAGCAGTGGCCTTTCTTCCGGAGCCGCCACAGTGGGCGGCGTCACAGGCGCAACCACTGTCAGCGGCAATGCGGCTCTGACGCTCACCGGACAGGCTTCCGGCAATGTTCTGGCGGACAACGGCGTCACGCTGAATGGTGGCATACTGACTCTGGGCAATCCTGTGGGTGGTTCAACGGGTGGCACTCTTCAAGGCGGCATTGACGCTTCAACTGGCACCAATACCATTAATGTGGTCAATGGCACGCACACTGTGGATGGAGGCATTACCGGTAATGCGACCACTACAGTTGCCGTGGGCGGCAGCGCCAACAGCGGCACTCTCATTGCCACAGACATCAGCATGAACGGCGGTCAAATCAATTTTGACCCGCCCTTTGCTGCCGCTGGTGATACTTCCAACGCCTCCATGGGTGGCTTGACCTTTACGTCCAATACCGTGGACGCCCTCATGACCGTGGGCCAGAACAGCATGGTTTCTTTGGGCAGCACTGATGCCGAATGGCTGCGCACACAAGTGCAACGTTTTCAGAGCGACGGCAAGGGATTGTGGGGGCAGGATATTACCGCCGCACTGGCATTGCGTACGCCGCAGACTTTGGACGCCACCGGCGGCATCAATGTTGACGGAACATGGGTTACGGGCGGTTCCGCCGCCACCGCCAACACAGCACGTTTTGCCGATAAGTCCCTGCTGGTAGTTGACGCCGCAGGTGTCGGCAGCAGCGTGGCTCTTTCAGGGGAAGCCGGGGGCACCAGCACCCTTACTGTGGATTCCGGAGCAAAATTGCACATTGTGGGTGGTCAGGACGGAGCAACGGTGCATGTCACTGGCGGCTTTGGCGCTTCCACAAAGGACGCTGCCAGTTGGGTTGGAAGCAACCTGACCACAAGCACCGCGCTGCTTTCCGCCACGGGCGGCACGTTTGATACAGCCAATGGCGAATACAGCGTGACCCTTAAGGCCAATGCGGCGGCTTCGTCCTTCCCCCTGCTGTCGAGCAGCATGGGAACGCTGGTGGATCGCATGGTGGTCCAAGCCGGAGTAAATCCTAATTCGTCCAACGCGGGCGTACGTTTCATATCTCGCGCCGTAAGTGACAATTACATCGGCACGACTGACAGCAGACAGACCGCTGCCACCATTGAAGGCGCTGCCCAGTTGGCTGCCGTAGGCGCGGTACAGGGCAGCACCCTGAGTGCTGCGACTGCCGCATCTGGAGCCGTGCTCAACCGTACATCCATGGCCCTGCCGCGCGCGGACATGAGCCAGGCTGTGGCCGTGCGACAGGATACGGACGGCAGTCTCAGCCTTGATTCCGGCCTCAGCGCCGGTGACGGCCTCAAAAACGGCCTCGGGGTGTGGATCATGCCGCTTTACCAATCCAACAACGTTTGGGGCATGAAGGCGGAGAACTTCAAGACGGGCTACAACAGCAACCTGGGCGGTATTGCCTTGGGCGCGGATTACACTATCAACGACATGTTCCGCTTTGGTGCCGCGTTCAACGTCGGTGCTGGCTACGCCAAGTCCAGTGGAGACTTCAACAGCACGGACAACCGCTTCAACTTCTGGGGTGTGAGCCTCTATGGCGGCTGGGTATACGACAACTTCGGGCTCTCTGCCGATGTGGGCTATACCGGCAACTACAGCAAGGTGGAGCAGGATATGCCTGCATCCATGCAGATGCGCGACCTCAAGGCCGACGTGACCAGCCATGCCTGGAATACGGGACTCAAGGCGGAGTACAAGTTCAACGCAGGTGCGCTGGATATTATCCCCCATGTGGGAGTGCGCTATCTGGGTCTTGTGACTGACGGCTATGACGTGAAGAGCGGCGGTACGGTCTTTGAATTGGACGGAAACACTCAGTCCATCTGGACATTTCCCGTGGGTGTGAGCTTTGCCAAAGCCTTTGAAACCGAAAGCGGCTGGCAGTTCAAACCGCAGCTTGATCTGGGGATTACCCCGGCAGCGGGCGACGTGAAGGCCAAGAGCAAGGCCCGCATTCCCGGTGTGGACAGTCAGGCCGAAATGAAGATGCAGGTGGTGGACTACGCCACCTTTGACGGCGGCTTGGGCTTTGAGCTTGGCAAAGGCGACTTTACCCTTGGGCTCAACTACAACCTGCAGGCTTCGGAACACCGCACAGGGCATGGAGTGTTTGGTTCGTTGAGGTATGAATTTTAA
- a CDS encoding helix-turn-helix domain-containing protein, whose protein sequence is MRLPYHIRNLQRIEGGIRQPGVMLALRMVVGVRAVPGDFFQRLLEADITRSLCLAEQQYEPVPVMYHHPEVEEDIKCLFGPLLAQARVAGGVSQTAMAKTAKYNLRNVNAVEKGRQEPGVMSALALVAATGVGIRDFFNSLSEFSGLHFEE, encoded by the coding sequence GTGCGCCTGCCCTATCATATTCGTAATCTGCAACGCATTGAGGGAGGCATCCGACAACCGGGTGTCATGCTTGCCTTGCGCATGGTGGTGGGGGTAAGAGCAGTCCCTGGAGATTTTTTCCAGCGCTTGCTTGAAGCTGACATCACGCGAAGCCTGTGCCTTGCGGAGCAGCAATATGAACCTGTGCCAGTGATGTACCACCACCCTGAGGTGGAAGAGGACATCAAGTGTCTCTTTGGCCCCTTGCTTGCCCAAGCCCGCGTGGCGGGCGGAGTATCACAAACGGCTATGGCGAAAACAGCGAAGTACAATCTGCGCAATGTGAACGCTGTAGAAAAGGGCAGGCAAGAGCCAGGGGTTATGTCGGCACTGGCGCTGGTGGCCGCCACCGGGGTAGGAATCAGAGATTTTTTCAACAGCCTCAGCGAATTTTCAGGCTTGCATTTTGAAGAGTAA